The stretch of DNA CATCCATCCAGAGTCTTTCTACACAAACTCATGGCCAGAGTGCTTCTGCCAGATGAAAGCTGGGAATCAAGCTGACCGGTGCCCACCCGACAATGTAAATGATGTTCTTGAAAGTCAGTTCCAGAATAAAGAGGATGTGGAAGCGGAAGCTACTAATCAAACTGACTCCACCAGCTAAATGGAAACTGGAGTTTAGCCAAGGTTTATTGATTGGGGACAGATTGTTTCTCAGACCTGCGTATGGCATTTTTGGAGGAAGGATTGATGTCTCTATATCCATGTACGCGATCATGTTCAACTCAAGATTTAGTTGTTGAGATTGTTAGCCTGGGAGGGTCGGAACCAGATTTTGGGTAGGTTTTGTCATGTAGAGTTCTGGGGAAGAAAAACCATATGAACGTTATGAATTTGCTGGGAGGGTCAGAACCAGATTTTAGATCACTACTAAAAgatcttatatttgtttacagaggtactccctccgttcacaaatACAAGATGTTCTATGAGCAACTCTTTTTTTTTAAATGGAATGTATATAGACacgttttagtgtgtttgttcgCTCATTTCACTCTGTGTGTAGTCTATATTGAAATATACCCAagacatcttatatttgtgaacgaAGGGAGTAGTATATGTTATAGCTGAGTGCTGTGTCTCGGTTCTATTGGCTTTATTTGCTGGTCCTCGTTGCACACATCCGGTTGGATTCATGTGTTCCTGGTCAAGGAGCTTCCTCGGTTTTGGTTTTGCAATTGACCGTTGTGCAAAAAAAAAAACATGGGGATGGCTCGGGGCAATTGACTGAATTTAGAATCTGGGTCAGTTGTTCCCAGCCGTTGAATGGAAAAGCAACCTGACATATCTTCTATCTCCGGAAATCATTGttcatcgtcttcctcctcccgACCTTGATCTGAACCGCCCACAACCGCCGGCCGAATCACCTGCCTACGCCGCCCACTGCTGGTGGTGCTTCGGTGACAGCCTTGCCACTCCGCCCTCCCCTCAATCATTGTGTCGCCGCTGCCCCGGTCATCCTTCTAATCCCGGCGATGATCGGTTTCTTATCCGGTGAACGTGCACACCTCCCTCCCCCACCCACCCACACCCCAAGATAGATAACGAGGTCGCCTGCCATCCTAAGATAGATCCAGAGGGCTTCTTCGGCTATCTCCTTCCCCTCCTCCGGTTGTTCCTTCGTTCGCGAGAAAATCGATTGACCCAGATTCTAAATTCGGGCGACTTACATATAATGGCGATCTTCCTTCCCTCCGGTTGTTCCTTCCTTCACATGAAAATTGATTGACCCAAATTCTAAATTCAGATGACTTACATATAACTATTGTGAGAAAACTTTGATTCCATTACCTTAAACATGACAGTTATTGGTGGCATGTGAAGAATGTAACCTGTAAACCATCACTATATCACTAATGATAATTAATCGATGGCGGGTGAACAATGTAGCCGTCGCTAATGACCAACCAAAAGTGAGAGTGACGGTACTATTCGGTCATGGCAAACAGATCATTGCTAATGCCTCTGTGACATACctcattctctctctctctctctctctctctctctaaattCAGCACGTAATTCAGGGTAAGTTTCGTAGTATACGACATGCTCTGCCCATCAGTCATAACCGAAATTTAGCTTAACTTTTGTGAATACTTTAAGTTTGACAGTTTATTTATCTCACCAGAAAATACCACTCATGTTTTACAACGAAACAAAATTGGCACGTGACGATGACACGGCGGCCCGGAGCTCGTCGTCCAGCTCGAGCGCCGCCATGTGCTCGGGGGACAGCGACACCTCGGCGTCCACGCTGCCTCCGCCCTCCCGCCCGGGGTACAGCACCGTCCTCCCGTCGTTCTTGTTCGCCCTCCCGCTCCGCACCGCCGTCGGCTTCCCCCACCCGAAGTCGCACCCGTACGCGTCGAACCACGGCGAGCCCCCCATCATCGTCAGCCGCATCGTCACCACGGGCTCCGCCGTCCACGCGGCCACGCGCGCCCGGATGGACGCGTCCGTGTTCGCCGCCACCGCGCGGCCCACGGCCGCCGCCCCCCGCCCGTGCCCGCCGCGCGCCAGTAGCTCCGACACGCGCACGGGCTCCGTGCTGACGGCGTAGAGGCTGTTGCCGAAGTACTCCGCCGGCAGCGCCGGCCGGAGCCGCCCGCGGTTGTTGGCAGCCCCGCGGAACGCCGTCTCGTCGTCCGGGGCCAGCCGCCGGGCGCGGGTGATGCACCGCCAAATGAGCGAGGTCAGGCCCTGGTACCGCGTCAGGGCGGCCGCGCCCGCCGCGTCCCCGGCAGCTAGGAGCTCTTCGCGGGCCTGTTCCTTGAGCGCCGCCATCGACTCCGCCGTGAAGTGCAGCACGCGCCCGCGGAGCGGCACCCGCGCCGGTCTCTCGATGAGCTCCGGCAGGTCCTTGCACggcagcacgaccggcgctgccGTGCCACCGTCGGGCGACCAGCGCTCGAACATGGGCCGGGGCGACGACGTCGGCAACTGCGGATCCCCCGGAGGCGCGAGCCTGGCGCGCGATATCTCGGCCAGCGCTTTGAGGAAGTTCCAGAAGGCCGTGCCGTCGGCGAGCGCATGGTTGCAGACGAAGCCGACGAAGACGCCGCCGTCCGCGAGCTCGGTGACCTGGGCGGCGAAGAGGGGGAGCTCGTGGCCGTCGTAGTTGATTGCGTCGTTGAGCGTGAAAAGGTCCTCGACGACACTTGGAACGTCGGCGTCGGGAgggacaacgtcggccgccgcgaCGCCGTCTGCGACGGCGTGGATGACCTCGACGCCCTGGCCGTCACAGTCAATAGAGACCGAGCACCCAACAACGGCCCCGCTGTCATCGCGGTGGCGGTCGGTGACGAAGCGGCCGGCGACAGGGTAGTAGTCGCCCCCGAGGGCTACGGCGAGGGCGTCGGCGAGGTGGCTGGTGACGGCGGCGCCGGTGGAGAAGGGCGGCGGGGGAGCGGGGAACAGGAGGCCCTTCTGGATGTAGTTGGCGTTTATCATGGAGACGTCCCATGTGGCGAGCGGGATGCGCTCCCGCGGCCGAGCCGGCGGCTTCACCGTGCGCGACGACACCACGCGcacgggcgacggcggcggcatTGCGCTCCCTGCTTGCCGGCTGGCTGGCTACAGGGCTGGACTGAGATGACCGAGCTCGTTCTCCGACGTGATCGATCCTGGAGGGGCTGCACTATTTATAGGGTATAAAAACTCAAAACTGAATGTGCTCTGCCTATTGTTTACCTGACTGAATGTTCAAGGAAATTGCTCAAAACTGGTCTCACTCACGAGCGGCGTCATAGCTTACGTCAGGCCGTGAGAGTTAACAAATCTACTGCTGCTTTTGATTAATCAACTATAAGCTGTGTAGTGTAGTGCCCCTTTGCatttactccctccattccacaatgtagtgcttctatcctcgtgcttcaactttgaccgtaaatttaactaccaagaccgattgcggcgggagcaaaagttatatcagtgaattcgtattcgaaagaagttttcaattatacaattttttctcccgccgcagtcggtctcgttggttaaatttatggtcaaagttggatcttgggaagcgcgggcgcactatattttgaaatggagggagtatatgtttGAACTGCTCGTGGCAACTCTAACCGATCTCTATCCGGCGTTAGATGAGGATAAATTCGGTTACCCTTCTATCGTTTTTACAGGAGGAAAAATTTATCCGCCTCTACCCCTAAATATATTCAGCCACCCAGCCGCTGAGTAAAAAAATTGGCCACTCCACGTTGTGTCATCGCCAGCGTTACTTCCGGTGACTAGCCACCACCTCCGCCGACGCCTCACTGTCAACCTTCACCCTCACCGCTGCTCGACTTTCTGCAGGTTGTTGGCCGTTGCCGTCGTCGAAGTCGAGCTCAAACGTTGCCGCCGCATCATTGCCGTCGCCAAAAAGAGGCTCGGATCTTCTTCCTCCGAGCATCTCTGTCCACTTCCGGCCATCTCAAAGCCTCGCCCATCGCTAATATATGATCAACGTGGCTAGCGGACCGTGACCCCTCTGCCGCCCTTCAAGTGTTCGACGGTTTGCCAAGGTGATTTTTTTCGTGTGCTTCTTTCATCTCATTTTTTATATTAAATGGAGTCATTTTTACTCTAGATGAAGAGGTTGAAAGAGATGATCTTCGAGGACTCTTTGTCGTCGTCGAAGGAGGCGGAGGAAGAAAACGATGTTGACTTCAAAATGGTCGTTGGCATGATCTTCAATGATGATTTTCGGCGGCCAAGGAGAGGATCACAACTTGACCGCATACACATCAACCGAGATAGAGCGTAGGGCCATGCCAAGATTATGAGAGATCATTTCGACCCCAATCCAACCTATCCGGAGAACTATTTCTGGCGATTTCAGATGGACACAAGTCTCTTTCTCACCATTGCAAAAGTCGTGGAGAAGTAGGTTCAAACTCCGGAGGAGTGCATCCTGAGAGACAAGTGTGAGCCCTTAGATGAAATGTAGCACGCCTATTTGAGGGTTGTCTTATGGGTGTCCAGCCGACGCCACTGACAACTATGTCTGCATTGGAtaagatccaatcttggaggtcGTTCGAAGGTACACAAAAGGCATGATTAATATCTTTGGGCTGGAGTACTTGAGGGCACCCAATGATGAAGACGCGGAGAGGCTGTTGGCATTGAGTGGAGAACGAGGATGGCCTGGTATGCTTGGATCAACTGACTGCAAGCACTGGATATGAAAGAATTGTCCCGCAGggtgtgatacgtccattttgcatcatgcttttatatcaatatttattgcattatgagctattattacacattatgtcacaatacttatgcctattctctcttattttgcaaggtttccataaagagggagaatgtcggcagctgggattctgggctggaaaaggagcaaatattagagacctattctgcacagctccaaaagtcctgaaacttcacggaagatgttttccaaatatataaaaaatactgagagcaagaacttcaccacgGGGGgtttcggtgtcaaaaccggcggatctcaggtagggggtcccgaactgtgcgtctaaggcggatggtaataggaggcagggaacacgatgttttacccaggttcgggccctcttgatgaggtaaaaccctacgtgctgcttgatttattcttgatgatatgagtattacaagagttgatctaccaagagatcagagaggctaaaccctagaagctagcctatggtatgattgtatgttgtcctacggactaaaaccctccggtttatatagacaccggaaagggctagggttacacaaggtcagttacaaagggggagatatacatatccgtattgcctagcttgccttccacgccaagtagagtccatccggacacgagacgaaatcttcaatcttgtatcttcatagtccaacagtacggccaaaggatatagtccggctgtccggagaccccctaatccaggactccctcagtagcccctaaaccaggcttcaatgacgatgagtccggcgcgcagtattgtcttcgacattgcaaggagggttcctcctcctaatacaccacggaagaatttgaatacaaggatagtgtctgaccctgcaaaataagtttcacataccaccgtagagagaataatatttccacaaatctaatctgctgacttgttt from Triticum urartu cultivar G1812 chromosome 3, Tu2.1, whole genome shotgun sequence encodes:
- the LOC125543091 gene encoding uncharacterized acetyltransferase At3g50280-like, giving the protein MPPPSPVRVVSSRTVKPPARPRERIPLATWDVSMINANYIQKGLLFPAPPPPFSTGAAVTSHLADALAVALGGDYYPVAGRFVTDRHRDDSGAVVGCSVSIDCDGQGVEVIHAVADGVAAADVVPPDADVPSVVEDLFTLNDAINYDGHELPLFAAQVTELADGGVFVGFVCNHALADGTAFWNFLKALAEISRARLAPPGDPQLPTSSPRPMFERWSPDGGTAAPVVLPCKDLPELIERPARVPLRGRVLHFTAESMAALKEQAREELLAAGDAAGAAALTRYQGLTSLIWRCITRARRLAPDDETAFRGAANNRGRLRPALPAEYFGNSLYAVSTEPVRVSELLARGGHGRGAAAVGRAVAANTDASIRARVAAWTAEPVVTMRLTMMGGSPWFDAYGCDFGWGKPTAVRSGRANKNDGRTVLYPGREGGGSVDAEVSLSPEHMAALELDDELRAAVSSSRANFVSL